Below is a genomic region from Bordetella pertussis 18323.
GATGCAGACGTAGCGGCGCAGTTCGGCCACCGGCGCGGATACGGGAATGCGCAGGACCTGGGCCGACGCGGCGCCGGCCTCGATGACGTTGAGCACCTGGCGCGCGTGGCTGAGCCGTGCCCGGTAGTGGCGGTCCAGCACGGGCGCGACGGTGCTGGCGCGGATCTCGGCGCGGTGCTTGCGGAACAGCGCGCTTTCCAGGTAGACCTCGCTGAAGCAGAACGGGCCGGCGGCGGCGGTGTGCAGGCGGCGCAGGTATTGGAAGCGGCCGTCGCGGGCGAAGTCGCAGGGTATGCCCAGGTCGTCGGGCAGCGGCTGCTGCGCACTGGATTCGTGCAGCGCCACGGTGCCCAGCTGCCTGCTCAGGGCCACGGTCTCGGCCCAGTTCTTGGGGATGAGCAGCGTGGGGGTTTCGGGCAGGGTGTCCTCGACGAAGGTGCCGCTGCCGCGCGAGCGGCGGATCAGGCCGTCGGCCTCCAGCAGGCCGAGCGCCTGCCGCACGGTCGAGCGGGCGATGCCGTAGCGGGCCGCCAGC
It encodes:
- a CDS encoding GntR family transcriptional regulator — its product is MSAARLFARSPQPLYLQAAAVFRGHIQTGVWRPGRQIPPLDALAARYGIARSTVRQALGLLEADGLIRRSRGSGTFVEDTLPETPTLLIPKNWAETVALSRQLGTVALHESSAQQPLPDDLGIPCDFARDGRFQYLRRLHTAAAGPFCFSEVYLESALFRKHRAEIRASTVAPVLDRHYRARLSHARQVLNVIEAGAASAQVLRIPVSAPVAELRRYVCIDARVVYFARLEFPFHKVRMEFDLLP